Below is a window of Herbiconiux aconitum DNA.
CGACGCATCCGGAGATCTCGTGGTCGAGATCGCCGACGACACCGTTTCCGCAACGGATGCGCGCGAGGGCACGGTGCGTTTGTGGCGGGAGTGGGAGGTCGAGCTCGGCCCCGCAGCCCCCGCGACACCCGAGGGCCGGGTGGCGTTGCTCGACGAGATCGAGGCCCGGCTGCTGGCCGTCGGAGCCGCCGTGTCGCCGAGCGTGTCGAAACTGGCTCAGGCGGTAGGGCGCACCGGGCTCGGATCGCCCACCACGGCACCGTCGGCGAAGGCAGTCGCGAAGGGATCCGCATCAGCTGCAGCTGCCCGAGTGCTCGACGGGGTGGCGGAGCTCGTGGCGCGGGTGGTGGCGCTCGATCCGGCGGTGCGGGCCGATCGACCCGATTCCGTGCACCAACTGCGCACCACGGTCAGACGGCTTCGCAACGTTCTCACCACGCATCGGCACCTGTTCGACCCCATCGCACTCGACGAGGTGCGTGATGCCCTGTCCCGCTTCGGTGCGGTGCTCGGTGAGACGCGCGACCTCGAGGTGCGCGCCGAATGGGCGGAGTTCTCTCTCGACGAGCTCGAGAGCGACCGTGGAATCGACGATCCGGATGCCCGTCGCCGGCTGGTCGACGCCACCCGCGCCGAGCACGACGAGGCCCATGCACGTCTCGTCAGCTCGATGACGGCGCCGGTCTACTACCGGCTGCTCGACGCCCTCGACGAGTTCGCCGGTGGATCGTCGATCGCGCCCGATGCCCCTCGGCAGCCCAAGAAGGAGGCCCGCCGCACCCTCCGCAAAGTGGGCAAGCGCGCCCTCGCCCGTTCGGTGAAGGAGCGCGAGGCCCGGCGCGTGCTCGGCCCCGACATCGTCGCCGCGGCGGGTGCGCTGGGAGCGCTGCACGACTCGCGCAAGGCTGCGCGTCGCCTGCGGCACGCCGCCGAGTTCGCGACCTCGGGTGCCGGCGCTGTGCTGGGCGACCACGCCGAGGCGGTCGGCGACGCCGCCGAGGAGCTGCAGGATGCGCTCGGCTGGCACCGCGACGCGTCGCTCTTCGCCGAGTACGTGCTGCTCACCGCGCGGAGGGCCGAGGCGGCGGGCGAGGGTTCGTTCACCTACGGCGTGCTGTACCAGCGCTCCCTCGACCAGGCTCGTCGAGCCCTCTCGATGGCGGAAGACGCGCGTCGCACCCTGAAGTCCACCCTCTGACCCGCCCCTCCTCGGCGGGTGGAGCAGTGCCGCCGGGGTACTGGAGCGCCGATTCGTGCACGGGGATAATCGGGCGGAGAGCGAGCGAGTTCGAGGAGGCGGGCATGCCGGACGACACAGGCGATGACGACCTGCACGGCTGGTCGGCGGTCAGCACGGAGTGGGCCGCTCTCTGGGGCGGTTCCGCCGAACCCGTGTGGCGCATCCTGATCGCCGAAGCGGCCGCCGGCCCAGGAACCCGGGTACTCGACGTGGGGTGCGGCAGTGGGGAGTTCCTGGCAGCGCTCGTCGAGGCGGGGGCGGTGGTGACCGGGATCGATCCGGCGCCGGGGATGGTCGCCGAGACGCGACGTCGGGTGCCGGGGGCGGAGGTGCGCCGCGGTGGGGTGGAGCACCTGCCCTGGGCCGAGGGATCGTTCGAGGTGGTGACCGCCGTCAACGCACTGCAGTTCGCCGACGACACGCTGGACGCTCTCGGTGAGATGATCCGGGTCGCCGGGCCCGGCGCACGCATCGCGGTGGCGAATTGGGCGGATCGGGCGCACAACGACCTCGACACGATCGAGATCGCGGTGGCGGTCGCCGACGGCGAGGAGCCGCAACCCGATGGCGACCTGCGGGTGGAAGGCGGGCTGGAGGAGCTCTTTCGCGACGCCGGGCTCGACGTGCTCTCCGCCGGTCTCGTCGAGGTGCCCTGGGAGGCGGCCGACGACGACACGCTCGTGCGCGGAGTGCTGTTGGGCGCGCCTCCCGAGGAGCAGCGGGAATCTGCACCGGTGGTGCTCGCTGCGGCGTCGCCCTTCCGTCGACCCGGCGGCGGCTACCGGTTGCTCAACGCGTTCCGCTTCGTCGTGGGCCGCGTGCCCGACTGAGCTCAGGCGATCGCGAAACGGCGCGCCGAGCGCTCCTTGGCCTTCTCGGCCTCGACCTCGCGGTTCTTCGGCGGCGCCGAACTCACCAGGTCGTCGAGCAGGTGATGGGTGATGTGCGTGATCTCGGCGACCGCGCGGTCGAAAGCCTCGGTGTTGGCCTTCGACGGCTTGGTCGTGCCGCTGATCTTGCGTACGAACTGGAGGGCTGCCGCGTGCACCTCGTCGTCGGAGGCGGCCGGCTCGAAGTTGTGGAGGGTATGGATGCTTCGGCACATGCCGACAGGGTACCTCCGGCCAGCGATCTCGACCAGACCTTGCCCCTCAGGCGTCGCGCAATCTCTGCTCGGCCGCCAGGCGGAGCATCCGGAGCCTCTTGTAGGAGGCAGCCAGCCGGGAGACCAGGATGGCCGCGACCACGATCGAGATCGCGGAGCCGAGCAGCACCGCGAGGGTGCCCTCGTCGGCCACCTCGGGGGAGTTGGCGAACGCCAGCTCGTTCATCAGCAGCGAGACGGTGAAGCCGACGCCGCCGAGCGCGCCGGCCGTCATGAGGCCCTGGAAGGTCAGGTGCGGGCGCCGCTCGCGTGGCCCGACGAAGCGGGAGAGCCAGCCGCCGAGGCTGATGCCGATCAGCTTGCCCACCGGCAGGGCCACGAGGATTCCCCAGAACGGGGCGGCGAGCTCATCGGGCGCGACCGCGGGGATCGCCACGAGCGCGGCCGAGAAGGCGAACAGCGGCAGGATGAAGCCGTTGGTCACCGGTTCCAGCGCGTGCCGCACGCGCAGCGCGGGCTTCCGCACCATCACGAGCCCGAGCGCCACCCCCGCGATCGTGGCGTGCACGCCGGAGAGGTACACCAGCGACCAGGTGACCAGCCCGACGACGACCAGGGCGATGGCGACGAGCATCCGGAATCGCGTGCCGAGCAGCCGGCTGAGCAGGCCGAAGACGACCACGCCGACGGCGGCGAAGACGAGCATCACGAGGTTCGGGTCGGCCGTGAAGAACAGGGCGATGATGAGGATGGCGACGATGTCGTCGAGGATGGCGAGAGCCAGGATGAAGATGCGCAAGCGCGACGGGATGCCCTTGCCGAACACCGCGAGCACGCCCAGCGCGAAGGCGATGTCGGTGGCGGTGGGAATGGGCCAGCCGCCCTCGTAACCCGATCCCGCGGTGAAGGCGAGGTAGACGAGGGCCGGTACGATCACGCCGCCGAGAGCGGCGATGGCGGGGCGCACGGCCTTCGACACCGAGTTCAGCTGCCCCACCGTGAACTCGTTCTTCAACTCCACCGCCACGACGAAGAAGAAGACGGCGAGCAGGCCGTCGCTGATCCAGTGGCCGACCGAGAGATCGAGCGGGGTGCCGGGGATGCCGAGGTGGGCATCCTGGAGCGCCATCAAGGCAGCACCGAGCGGGCTGTTCGCGGCGAGCAGCCCGAGCGCGGCGGCGGCCAGCAGCAGAACGGCAGCGACGCGTTCGGAGCGGATGAGAGTCATTCGTGGTCCTTGCTGCCGCGCGCGCGGCTCGTCGACGAGAATGAGCGATCATCGACCGCCCGCCGACCAGACTTCCCGGCGCACCGCTGCCCAGGTTACCGGTTTCCCGTCGCACCCGGTGTAGAAAGAGCCGACGCCGAACGTTAGGACCACCGATGACCCTCCTCGTCGACACCGTCTTCGATCTCGATGCGCTGCTCACCGACGAGGAGCGGGACTGGCAGCAGCGAGCGCGGGCGTTCGCATCCGAACGCATCGTGCCGGTGATCGACGACGACGTCGAGAACGAGTACTTCCGGCAGTCGCTCGTGCCCGAGCTCGCCGCGGAGGGATTTCTGGGCATGCATCTCACCGGGTACGGCGCGGCCGGCGCGGGCGCGGTGGCCTACGGTCTGGTGTGCCACGAGCTCGAAGCGGCCGACAGCGCGTGGCGCACCTTCGTGTCGGTGCAGGGGTCGCTCGCGATGTCGGCCATCCACAAGCACGGCTCCGAGGAGCAGAAGACCGAGTGGCTGCCACAGCTGGCACGGGGTGAGGCGATCGGATGCTTCGCACTCACCGAGCCGGCCGGGGGCAGCGATCCGGCTGCCATGACCACACGGGCCCGGCGCGACGGCGACGACTGGGTGCTGGACGGCGCCAAGCGCTGGATCGGGCTGGCCTCGGTCGCCGACGTCGCCGTGATCTGGGCGAAGGACGACGACGAGGTGGTGCGGGGTTTCCTGGTGCCGACCTCGACTCCGGGGTTCACGGCCACGCCGATCGCCGGCAAGCTCTCGATGCGCGCGTCGATCCAGTGCGACGTCCTGCTCGACGGGGTGCGGCTGCCGCCCACCGCGGTGCTTCCGGGGGCGCACGGCCTCTCCGGGCCGTTCACGTGCCTGAACGAGGCGCGATACGGCATCGTCTGGGGTGCGATGGGCGCCGCACGGTCGTGCTTCGAGGCGGCGCTCGGCCGCGCCCGCACCCGGGAGGTGTTCGGGGCTCCGATCGGGGCCCGGCAGCTCGTGCAGGGGGCGCTCGCCGACATGCTCGTCGAATATGAGAAGGGGATGCTGCTCGCCTTGCATCTCGGACGCCTGAAGGAGCGCGGCGCCCTCACGCCGGAACAGATCAGCGTGGGAAAACTCAACAGTGTGCGCGAGGCGCTGCAGATCGCGCGGGACGCGCGGGCGCTGCTCGGCGGCGACGGTGTGACGAGCGACTACCCCGTGATGCGGCACCTCGCCAACCTCGAATCGGTGCGCACCTACGAGGGCACCGACGAGATCCACAAGCTCATCCTCGGGCGGGCCCTGACCGGCCTCCCCGCCTTCTCTTGAGTCGCGCCGCGCGGGGCGATGGCGGGGCAGTAGGCTCGGGCCGATGAGTTCTCCTGTGCCGCCCGCGCGACCCGTATTCCGTGCCGACGTGCAGGGTCTCCGGGCCGTCGCCGTGATCGCCGTCATCCTTAATCACGTCATCGGCTGGCCGGCCGGGGGGTTCGCCGGCGTCGACGTGTTCTTCGTGATCTCCGGGTTCCTCATCACGGGCCTCCTGCTCCGCGACCGTGAGGAGCACGGCCGCATCTCGTTACGGCGCTTCTACGCGAAACGGATGCGCCGCATCCTCCCCGCCGCCGTCACCGTGCTGATCGCGACATCCGTCGCCGCCTACTTCCTCTTCAACCGGCCGCGCGCGATCTCGACACTGTGGGACGCCGTCTCTTCGCTCCTGTTCGTGTCGAACTGGCGGTTCGCCGCGGAAGGCACCGACTACTTCCAGGCCACCGACGCGGTCTCGCCGCTTCAGCACTTCTGGTCGTTGTCGGTGGAGGAACAGTTCTATCTGGTCTGGCCGTGGTTGATGCTCCTGGTGCTGGCCGTGGCCGCCCGCTCGGTGCGGGCATCCACGAACCGCGTGCGGATCGCCGTGGGCACGACGCTGGCTGTGATCGTGGCCGCCTCGTTCGTCTATGCGCTCTGGGAGACCGCGACGAGCCCTGCACCGGCCTATTTCTCGACACTCTCGCGGGTGTGGGAACTCGGCGTGGGCGCACTGCTGGCCGCGGCGGCACCTGCCCTCGCCCGGCTGCCGCTGCCCGTGCGGGTGCTGGGTGGATGGATCGGCCTCGCGGGGATTCTCAGCTCGTTCTTCGTGATTTCGGCCGACACGCCGTTTCCGGGTCCGTGGGCGGCGTTCCCGGTGCTCGCAACCGCCCTGGTCATCGCCGCGGGCGTCGGGGGCCGCCAGCGGCATCTGGTTCCGCTCGTGAATCCGGTGAGCGTGTTCTTCGGCGACCTGTCGTATTCGCTCTACCTCTGGCACTTCCCGATCCTGGTGTTCCTGCTCGTCTTGATGCCGCAGCAGACCACCACGGTGACGCTGCTGATCCTCGGTCTCACGCTCGCCGTCTCGCTGGTCTCCTACTTCTTGATCGAGCAGCCGCTGCACCGCTCGCCGTGGCTCGCGGGAGCGGGCGGCGGCACGGGCGAGGCCCTGGCCGCGACGGAAGAGGGGCAGGATGCGCGGGACGCCCGGCGCGCTGCCTGGCAGGGCTGGCGGGAGCGGTTCGGGGCGCAATTCATCCTGTCGTCGCTCGGACTCGTGGTGATCGTGGTGGCCGTGGTCGTGACGGCACAGGTGACGTTGCGCGGTGGGCCGTCGGCGGCCGCGCCGGGTGCGCCCGGGTCGCCCGGCGCACCCGCCGCCGCTTCGCCGAATGACGGATCGGGCGCCGGCGACACGGCCGGGCAGCCCGCGGTGAACCCCGAAGACGAGTTGCAGGCCCAGCTGGCGGAGGCGGCAGCGGCCACCTCGTGGCCCGGCGACCTCTCACCTTCGCTCGACGATGTGATCGCCGCCGGCTCCAGCACCAACCCCGCGCGCGCCTGCTTCGACATCGGCGCAACGCCCGACTTCGGCTCGTGCACCTGGGGGAGCGGCGACGCCCCGAACCACCTGTATCTCGTGGGGGACTCCGAGGCGCTCTCCTACGCGCCGGCGTTCAAGGCCCTGGCCGAGGGCAGCGACGGCACGTGGAAGGTCACGACGGTCGGGCTCTACGGCTGCCGATTCACCGACGTGCTGATCCAGAACGAGGGCGCCGGCGTGATGGATGCCTGTCAGCAGCGCAAACAGGATGTCGCGTCGCACATCGTGAGCGACGCCCCCCAGCTCGTCGTGGTCTCGAACGCCTACGCCCTCGGCAAGGCGAGCGACGGACGACCAATCACGGTCGGCGACATCGTGGCGTCGACGACGACGGAGACCGCGAAGTACGGCGCATCCGGTCGCCTGGTGTATCTCGCGCCGCCGCCGCTCGGAGCGTCACTCGGGCAGTGCTATTCGCCCGCGACCAGTCCGCAGAACTGCAACGTCGGCATCGATCAGGCGTGGCAGGACTTCCAGAGCGCGACCGCGGCGGCCGCAGCCGCGACGGGCGATCACGTGGTGAGCTCGCTGCCGTTCAGCTGCGCGAACGGTGTCTGCCCCGCGTTCGCCGGCACGCTGCCGACGAAGTACGACTCGGTGCACCTGACGCCGGCGTTCGCCGAGCATCTGGCACCCTCGATCCGCTGGGAACTGGGCGCGCTCGGGCTGTTCTGAGCCGCGACGCGACCGGAGACACTTAGCCCTTCCGCTCAGTGTCTTTGACGTGATACTTTGCCTTATGGCTCAGTATTCGACGCGGCTCGACGGCATCTTCCAGGCGCTCTCCGACCCCACGCGGCGCGCGGTGCTGCAGCGGCTCGGAGCCGGCCCCGCGAGCGTCGGTGAGCTGGCCGAACCGTTCGACATGGCCCTGCCGTCGTTCCTGAAGCACATCCACTCGCTGGAGCAGAGCGGATGCATCCGCACCCACAAGCAGGGACGGGTGCGGATGTGCACCCTCGACAAGAAGTCGTTCACGGCGATCGAGTCGTGGCTGGCCGGGCAGCGCGCGCTCTGGGAAGGGCGCACCGACCGGCTCGAGGAATTCGTCACCCGTGCCGCACCCACCGAGAACACCGACCAGAAGGAGCAGCCCGCATGACCGACACCGTCCGGCCCGCCGCCGACACCAGTCATCCCGAACTCGACCTCACGGTCTCGCGGATCATCCGGGCGCCGCGCGCCGCCGTCTGGAGCGCGTGGACCACGCCTGCGAGCTTCGAGCAGTGGTGGGTGCCGACGCCCGCCCTCAGCCGGGTGGAGGAAATGGATCTGCGACCCGGCGGCGCGTTCACCACCCTGATCAGCGAAGACGGGGGCGAGTTCGGTCCGCACATCGCGGGGTGTTTCCTCGCGGTCGACGAGCTCGAGCGGATCGTGTTCACGACCGCGCTGGTCGGCGGCTGGCGGCCGGCCGACGACGGATTCATGACGGCCGTGATCGAGTTGCGCGAGCATCCGGAGGGCACCGCCTACACCGCCCGCGCGATGCACAAGAACGTCGCCGACCGCGATCTGCACGAGGAGATGGGCTTCCACGAGGGGTGGGGCACCGTGACGCGGCAGCTGGCCGAGCTCGTCGAGCGCGCCTGAGCCGGCGGAGGTGCGGGCGCCGGAAGGTGCGGTCGCCGGAAGGTTCGGGCGCCGGGGCGGCCGCGGGTGCAGTCGCGGTCGCGGTCATCGGCGCGGTCGCCGACGTTTCGGGAGGAGGAGCGTGCGACGACCCCCTCAGGAGGCCGTCGTTGCGCGCAGCTCCTCCCCGAACGGAGGCCGAGCGCCGGAGCCTACACAGGGGGC
It encodes the following:
- a CDS encoding CYTH and CHAD domain-containing protein, whose protein sequence is MSQNESTTHHDSSAPLEQVEIERKYSVGEELPLPELSGVGRAAGTPVESAVVVEPFPLEAVYFDTAEGALARQRIALRRRRGGHDEGWHVKLPAVEGRTELQWPLGDDDDTVPPEVLAPVRVHVRDHPLSPLAQLSTTRRVTNLLDASGDLVVEIADDTVSATDAREGTVRLWREWEVELGPAAPATPEGRVALLDEIEARLLAVGAAVSPSVSKLAQAVGRTGLGSPTTAPSAKAVAKGSASAAAARVLDGVAELVARVVALDPAVRADRPDSVHQLRTTVRRLRNVLTTHRHLFDPIALDEVRDALSRFGAVLGETRDLEVRAEWAEFSLDELESDRGIDDPDARRRLVDATRAEHDEAHARLVSSMTAPVYYRLLDALDEFAGGSSIAPDAPRQPKKEARRTLRKVGKRALARSVKEREARRVLGPDIVAAAGALGALHDSRKAARRLRHAAEFATSGAGAVLGDHAEAVGDAAEELQDALGWHRDASLFAEYVLLTARRAEAAGEGSFTYGVLYQRSLDQARRALSMAEDARRTLKSTL
- a CDS encoding class I SAM-dependent methyltransferase, which codes for MPDDTGDDDLHGWSAVSTEWAALWGGSAEPVWRILIAEAAAGPGTRVLDVGCGSGEFLAALVEAGAVVTGIDPAPGMVAETRRRVPGAEVRRGGVEHLPWAEGSFEVVTAVNALQFADDTLDALGEMIRVAGPGARIAVANWADRAHNDLDTIEIAVAVADGEEPQPDGDLRVEGGLEELFRDAGLDVLSAGLVEVPWEAADDDTLVRGVLLGAPPEEQRESAPVVLAAASPFRRPGGGYRLLNAFRFVVGRVPD
- a CDS encoding DUF2277 domain-containing protein; protein product: MCRSIHTLHNFEPAASDDEVHAAALQFVRKISGTTKPSKANTEAFDRAVAEITHITHHLLDDLVSSAPPKNREVEAEKAKERSARRFAIA
- the nhaA gene encoding Na+/H+ antiporter NhaA; the encoded protein is MTLIRSERVAAVLLLAAAALGLLAANSPLGAALMALQDAHLGIPGTPLDLSVGHWISDGLLAVFFFVVAVELKNEFTVGQLNSVSKAVRPAIAALGGVIVPALVYLAFTAGSGYEGGWPIPTATDIAFALGVLAVFGKGIPSRLRIFILALAILDDIVAILIIALFFTADPNLVMLVFAAVGVVVFGLLSRLLGTRFRMLVAIALVVVGLVTWSLVYLSGVHATIAGVALGLVMVRKPALRVRHALEPVTNGFILPLFAFSAALVAIPAVAPDELAAPFWGILVALPVGKLIGISLGGWLSRFVGPRERRPHLTFQGLMTAGALGGVGFTVSLLMNELAFANSPEVADEGTLAVLLGSAISIVVAAILVSRLAASYKRLRMLRLAAEQRLRDA
- a CDS encoding acyl-CoA dehydrogenase family protein, which codes for MTLLVDTVFDLDALLTDEERDWQQRARAFASERIVPVIDDDVENEYFRQSLVPELAAEGFLGMHLTGYGAAGAGAVAYGLVCHELEAADSAWRTFVSVQGSLAMSAIHKHGSEEQKTEWLPQLARGEAIGCFALTEPAGGSDPAAMTTRARRDGDDWVLDGAKRWIGLASVADVAVIWAKDDDEVVRGFLVPTSTPGFTATPIAGKLSMRASIQCDVLLDGVRLPPTAVLPGAHGLSGPFTCLNEARYGIVWGAMGAARSCFEAALGRARTREVFGAPIGARQLVQGALADMLVEYEKGMLLALHLGRLKERGALTPEQISVGKLNSVREALQIARDARALLGGDGVTSDYPVMRHLANLESVRTYEGTDEIHKLILGRALTGLPAFS
- a CDS encoding acyltransferase family protein, coding for MSSPVPPARPVFRADVQGLRAVAVIAVILNHVIGWPAGGFAGVDVFFVISGFLITGLLLRDREEHGRISLRRFYAKRMRRILPAAVTVLIATSVAAYFLFNRPRAISTLWDAVSSLLFVSNWRFAAEGTDYFQATDAVSPLQHFWSLSVEEQFYLVWPWLMLLVLAVAARSVRASTNRVRIAVGTTLAVIVAASFVYALWETATSPAPAYFSTLSRVWELGVGALLAAAAPALARLPLPVRVLGGWIGLAGILSSFFVISADTPFPGPWAAFPVLATALVIAAGVGGRQRHLVPLVNPVSVFFGDLSYSLYLWHFPILVFLLVLMPQQTTTVTLLILGLTLAVSLVSYFLIEQPLHRSPWLAGAGGGTGEALAATEEGQDARDARRAAWQGWRERFGAQFILSSLGLVVIVVAVVVTAQVTLRGGPSAAAPGAPGSPGAPAAASPNDGSGAGDTAGQPAVNPEDELQAQLAEAAAATSWPGDLSPSLDDVIAAGSSTNPARACFDIGATPDFGSCTWGSGDAPNHLYLVGDSEALSYAPAFKALAEGSDGTWKVTTVGLYGCRFTDVLIQNEGAGVMDACQQRKQDVASHIVSDAPQLVVVSNAYALGKASDGRPITVGDIVASTTTETAKYGASGRLVYLAPPPLGASLGQCYSPATSPQNCNVGIDQAWQDFQSATAAAAAATGDHVVSSLPFSCANGVCPAFAGTLPTKYDSVHLTPAFAEHLAPSIRWELGALGLF
- a CDS encoding ArsR/SmtB family transcription factor; protein product: MAQYSTRLDGIFQALSDPTRRAVLQRLGAGPASVGELAEPFDMALPSFLKHIHSLEQSGCIRTHKQGRVRMCTLDKKSFTAIESWLAGQRALWEGRTDRLEEFVTRAAPTENTDQKEQPA
- a CDS encoding SRPBCC family protein, which codes for MTDTVRPAADTSHPELDLTVSRIIRAPRAAVWSAWTTPASFEQWWVPTPALSRVEEMDLRPGGAFTTLISEDGGEFGPHIAGCFLAVDELERIVFTTALVGGWRPADDGFMTAVIELREHPEGTAYTARAMHKNVADRDLHEEMGFHEGWGTVTRQLAELVERA